The window GCGCCCAGACGAAGAAGCTGAGCACGCCGGTGGCGATGATCGTGTAGATCACCGTCTTGTAGGCGAACAGCTTCTTGCGGGCGAACACGGTCATCACCTCGGCGACGATGCCCATCGCCGGCAGCATCACGACGTACACCTCGGGGTGCCCGAAGAACCAGAACAGGTGCTGCCACAGCACCGGGTCGCCGCCCCGGGTGGGATTGAAGAAGCTCGTCCCGAGCAGCTGGTCGAACAGCAGCATGATCGCGCCGGCGACGAGCGGTCCGACCGAGGCGAGGAACAGGATGCTGGCGATCACGATCGTCCACACGACGATCGGCACGTCGAACGCCTTCATGCCCGGCGCGCGCGAGTTCATCGAGGTGACGATGAAGTTGATGCCGCCGAGCAGGAACGCCACGAACTCCAGCACGACGGCGATCAGCCACAACGACGAGCCCCAGGGCGTGAGGTTGTAGTGCTTGTCGGCCGACAGCGGCGGGTAGGCCGTCCAGGCGCCGCCGAATCCGCCGTTCTGCACGAACAACGAGGCGATCAGCACCAGCGCGCTGAGCAGGAACAGCTGGTAACTGAGGCGGTTCAGGCGCGGGAACACCATGTCGTCCGCGCCGATCATGAGCGGGATCAGGAAGTTGCCGAACCCGGCGATCAGCACCGGCATCGCGACCCAGAAGATCATGATGCTGCCGTGGTTCGTGATCAGCATGTTGTACTGGCCGGGCGAGACCAGGCCGAAGCCGGGAACCGCGTGGCCCGGAAACGCCAGCTGCATGCGGAACACGTAGGCCATGAAGGCGCCGAGGAGCGCCATGGCCATGCCGGTGAACATGTACTGCATGCCGATCATCTTGTGATCTGTGGACCAGCAGTACTTCTGGAACCAGTTCTGGTGGTGATGCGCGTCGTGCGACGCGCCGGCCACATGGGCCGCCTCGTGCGAATGCTGGGCCATGTCGTTCCCCGTCATTGACCGGCGGCCGGGGCCGGGGTGGATTCGGTGGCGGACGCGGCTTCCGCGGGCGTCTCCGCGGCGTGCGCCTGCTCCCAGGCCTGGAAGGCTTCGGGCGTGTCCACGACGAGGAGCGCTCCCATCACGCCGTGACCGATGCCGCAGATCTCCGCGCACAGGATGTCGTACGAGCCGGTCTTCGTCGGCTTGAACCAGCCCGTGTAGATGCGGCCGGGATCGGCGTCCTGCTTGAGGCGGAAGGCCGGCACGAAGAAGCTGTGCACGACGTCCTTCGACTCGAGCAGGAAGTGGTACGTCTTGCCGACCTCGACGTGCAGCTCGTCCGTCGTGCGGATGTCGTCGGGCGTGTCGAGCTTCTGGTCGGGACCCGGATCGGCGAACGTCCACGCCCACTGCTGGGCGACGACCCGAACGGTGCGGTCCGCCGGCGGAAGCGTCTGCTTGATCGTCACCCACACCCGGATCGCGGCGACGATGATGACGACGTCGCAGACCAGCACGAGCGCGTGCGGAATGTTGATCCACTTCTTGAGGTGCTTCTCCTTGCCCGTGACGTACTGGGCCTTCTCGCCGTCCTTCGCGCGGAAGCGGAAGATCAGCCAGAAGAACATCGCCTCGGCGGCGATGAACCAGACGCCCACGAGCACGGTGATCAGGACGAACAACCCGTCCACGTCCCCCGAGAAACTCGCGGCGCTGGCGATGAGGTGGTCAAGCATCGGCGCGGACTCCCTCGTTCACTTCAGGATGAAGACGAACACGGCGC of the Candidatus Eisenbacteria bacterium genome contains:
- a CDS encoding cbb3-type cytochrome c oxidase subunit I encodes the protein MAQHSHEAAHVAGASHDAHHHQNWFQKYCWSTDHKMIGMQYMFTGMAMALLGAFMAYVFRMQLAFPGHAVPGFGLVSPGQYNMLITNHGSIMIFWVAMPVLIAGFGNFLIPLMIGADDMVFPRLNRLSYQLFLLSALVLIASLFVQNGGFGGAWTAYPPLSADKHYNLTPWGSSLWLIAVVLEFVAFLLGGINFIVTSMNSRAPGMKAFDVPIVVWTIVIASILFLASVGPLVAGAIMLLFDQLLGTSFFNPTRGGDPVLWQHLFWFFGHPEVYVVMLPAMGIVAEVMTVFARKKLFAYKTVIYTIIATGVLSFFVWAHHQFVAGIDPRMANVFTVTTLLISIPVAEMCFVYIATLYGGSIRLTTPMLWALAFIAEFLIGGVTGIYLGSSGLDVFFHDTYFVVAHFHYTFFPIAIIAVMSGVTFWFPKMFGRQLNEFWGKVHFWGTIIPFNGIFIPLFILGAAGEHRRIFDYSNFEHMSKPWMIDMRIAATVSLVVMLAFQIPFLINFVWSMFKGPKVGKNPWNANTLEWTADSPPPHGNWAVMPEVHRGPYEYSVPGRERDFWPQDEKV
- a CDS encoding cytochrome c oxidase subunit II — encoded protein: MLDHLIASAASFSGDVDGLFVLITVLVGVWFIAAEAMFFWLIFRFRAKDGEKAQYVTGKEKHLKKWINIPHALVLVCDVVIIVAAIRVWVTIKQTLPPADRTVRVVAQQWAWTFADPGPDQKLDTPDDIRTTDELHVEVGKTYHFLLESKDVVHSFFVPAFRLKQDADPGRIYTGWFKPTKTGSYDILCAEICGIGHGVMGALLVVDTPEAFQAWEQAHAAETPAEAASATESTPAPAAGQ